Proteins from one Desulfitobacterium chlororespirans DSM 11544 genomic window:
- a CDS encoding ABC transporter ATP-binding protein → METTIKVEKLCKSYAHVKAVENVNISIRRGEVFGLLGANGAGKSSTMECILGTKKQDSGRVSILGMNPQKDRKKLFARVGVQFQEANYQDKIKVAELCEVTASLYKTSLDYGALLKQFGLYDKPKSLVSELSGGQKQRLFIVLALIPNPEVVFLDELTTGLDAKARRDVWRSLSGLKAKGMTILLTSHFMDEVEALCDKIMILKNGGSVFCGTVQEAVEASPYEKLEDAYLWYTDEEVENESIQSLA, encoded by the coding sequence ATGGAGACGACCATAAAAGTAGAAAAACTCTGCAAATCCTACGCTCATGTCAAAGCGGTAGAGAATGTTAACATCTCGATTCGCCGCGGGGAAGTATTTGGCTTGCTGGGTGCCAACGGCGCGGGTAAAAGCAGTACAATGGAATGTATCCTGGGAACGAAGAAACAAGACAGCGGAAGGGTATCTATTTTGGGAATGAATCCGCAAAAAGACCGGAAAAAGCTCTTTGCGAGAGTTGGAGTTCAATTTCAGGAAGCCAATTATCAGGACAAAATCAAGGTGGCTGAACTTTGTGAGGTGACGGCTTCCCTTTACAAAACCTCTCTGGATTATGGTGCGCTTTTAAAACAATTCGGGCTTTACGACAAGCCGAAAAGCCTGGTCAGTGAGCTCTCGGGAGGCCAGAAGCAACGGCTCTTCATCGTACTGGCACTGATTCCCAATCCTGAAGTCGTATTCCTGGATGAGTTGACCACAGGGCTGGACGCTAAGGCCCGACGTGATGTGTGGAGGAGTCTTTCCGGGTTAAAAGCGAAAGGGATGACCATTCTGCTAACCTCTCATTTTATGGACGAGGTAGAAGCTCTTTGTGATAAAATCATGATTTTGAAGAATGGGGGAAGCGTTTTTTGCGGGACGGTACAAGAAGCGGTTGAAGCAAGTCCTTATGAAAAACTTGAAGATGCCTATCTTTGGTATACAGATGAGGAGGTAGAAAATGAAAGCATTCAGAGCCTTGCTTAA
- a CDS encoding MerR family transcriptional regulator, producing the protein MKTYQTAEIARRMGIHPNTVRLYEDLELIPKPERKVNGYRIFTDFHIEQIELARTALKVEVLQNGLRKQAIAIIKTSASGNFDKAMHLTERYLQQIRNEQGNAEEAIAIVEKLLSGDHQEIGTAVLTRKETADYLRISMDALRNWELNGLLTIKRKQNGYRVYTDEDIRRLKVIRSLRCANYSLSAILRMLNTLSNNPQADIRQVIDTPKESEDIISVCDKLLTSLHYAEQNAETMLSHLEKMKKQFAANPTL; encoded by the coding sequence ATGAAGACTTACCAGACCGCAGAAATTGCCCGGCGTATGGGCATCCATCCCAACACAGTACGGCTTTATGAAGACCTTGAACTTATTCCCAAACCGGAGCGCAAGGTCAATGGTTATCGCATTTTTACAGATTTCCACATAGAACAGATCGAATTGGCGAGAACGGCATTAAAGGTCGAGGTTTTGCAAAACGGATTGCGAAAGCAAGCCATTGCCATTATTAAGACCTCGGCCTCCGGGAATTTTGACAAGGCAATGCATTTGACTGAACGCTATTTGCAGCAAATAAGAAATGAACAAGGAAATGCCGAAGAAGCCATAGCAATTGTCGAAAAGCTGTTATCCGGTGATCACCAGGAAATAGGTACTGCCGTTTTAACCAGAAAAGAAACCGCTGATTATTTGCGAATCTCCATGGATGCTTTAAGAAATTGGGAGCTGAACGGCTTGCTGACCATAAAACGAAAACAAAATGGTTATCGTGTTTATACGGATGAAGATATCCGGCGGCTGAAAGTTATACGTTCCTTGCGTTGTGCCAATTACTCTCTTTCAGCAATTCTACGGATGCTGAATACTTTATCCAATAACCCCCAAGCGGATATCCGGCAAGTCATTGACACGCCAAAAGAAAGCGAGGATATTATTTCTGTATGTGACAAGCTGCTCACATCGTTGCATTACGCTGAACAAAATGCGGAAACGATGCTCTCCCATCTGGAGAAGATGAAAAAACAATTTGCAGCAAACCCTACACTTTGA